agtgatctggcttgggtgagcgggccagggcgggcccaagcatatcagtgggcgggcacggccccctagggcccgcccatagcgacgggtctgtGTCAGCTCCACtctacagtgtgtgtgtcattgtctGTGGTTCCTGTTATTGTGTTTAGGTGTTTTTGAACATTGATTCTGGGGTCTTGCTTTGCTCAGTGTTTTACCTTTTCATGAACCTCCTGTGCtgccctctgtgtgtgtctgccatcTGTGAGTTTATTTTGGTCCCTCATTCAATTTGTGTTGTCTTATTTCAAGGATGAGGTCATTGAGTTTTCTGTGATTTACTTCCCCTTTTTGTTCTTCCACCCTTGTTAATATCTGATGAAGTTCACTTTTCCCTTGTATCCCTCTCCTTTGGTGTGTATTCACAGTCTCTAATCACACAGTCTGTCAGATCATCATCTGTTTTCTCAGTATTAAAGTCTGTTTTTCACCTGCCTGTTCTTCTGGGTCTGTGTATTTGGTCTGATTGAGAACCTAAAAGCGTGTGTTTGTAAAGGTGTGACAGTGGAGAAAGTGCAGTAGAGACTCCAACACTAAGCTGAAATGAGACGTGCAAGTGCAAGAAATAcatttctctgtctgtgtttgggaCAGACTGGATCTGTGACACAGGATGACTCTGCCACTGTGGCTTCAGCCATGCCTGCTGTTGTAATTCCAGCCGTGACACACTGGGTTTTAATGGGTGCAGCACTGATGACACGCAGCAGTTTTTGCATGTGATGTTCTCTGTTGTGTGCTGGAAGTGCATCTGTCGGGTTTAAACGATGGACAtacagagcagcagcatcacagcGTCAGCTGGACTCTGAATAGTAACCACATATCCTGTCACAGCCAGGCGGCGCAGCCACAGCTGTgctcacaaacagcagctgcataCAGTCAGATATCAGCTTTTAAAATGAGCAATGAGCACTTAACATGTCACCATGACTGGACCAAAACACCAGCATGTGAAACACCAGAGAGAACGCACAGCATTTCCAACGACACATGGAAGTAATCCTCAGATTCTTGCTGTGGCATTTGGGGGGGGCTGAATGCCGAGTGAATGGCTGTTATCATTTGTAAAGAGTCTCACTGATATCGTCAGTAGGTGACCTCCACCCACCAGGCAGGCTCAGCCAACTGTCATCTGCTGTAATGGGTAATAAAAGATTCAGCAGGATCCGTGATGTAGCGTTTTACACATTCACCCAACAAGCAAACAGTCACTGGTTCAGTCCCTTTGGGGccgtgtcaggaagggcatctggcattaaaaaaacaatctgtCAAATCTAACATGTGGCGCTTCCTGCTGTGCCAGCAGCTGGAAGTTTCTTCTTCAGGTGACACGTGTTTAATCGGAAGACTTCCTCAAACAAAGGCACAAAAGCAGCTGATCTCCACCAGGCACAGCTGTGTGAAACCAGACAAACGCATGAATTATGCCTGTATATGCACCGTAATCTGATGCACAAAAGGTACAAGATGGTGCATAAGTTTCTGCTCCCTAAAATTTACAAAGGCAGGACCAGAACTGGGTAGACCCGTCATGGTAGTGTGACGAGAAATCTGTGGTGGCTGAATAAATGGAGCTTTGTAAGGTGAACGtgttttaacccaaaccatgatCTTTTGTTACATGAACCGAGTGGCGCTGACACCCAACCAGATGGGTGTAAACGAAAGTTAAAAGCAAGTGTAACTGAAGCAAGGCAGCGCAAGGAGCTCTGAACGAGGTAATAACGGCCCGCTGAGCCTGGTGGAGAAGAGTGTCTATATCCTCCATATCTGTGTGAGTGATTGCTGCCATTCTGATAACATTAGAAATCCATGCATCACTGCTGAAAAAGACTTTACTTTCAGGGCTGTGGAGTGGCCTTTGTTCAAATACTGTAGCTGAACCAGCCACGCGGGGCCTGTTATTAGCACAGTGCTGGGATCTGCATTACATGCTGTATGTGTGCACGTGAGGTCAGGGTGCTGGAGTGAGGAGCGGTGTGCCGACAGGCTGCTCTATATCCTGTGACCTGCTGTCTACCGTGACCCAGCGTCTGGGTCTGCAGCCCTGCAGCCACAGCGCAGTGACTGGCAGAGCAATCACTAAGCCCTGTCTGTCTCCATCGCTCTCCAGGTTAAAGCGGGCTAAGCTTTTCTTCCTCTCATTAAAAGGCATACGGGTAATCGCCTCTAAGCAGCAGCTGGCTAACGCCTAATACCCAACAACAAAGATCAGCCATGATGCTGCAATCAGTGTCCGTCTGGGTTTAAACTGAAGGCCTGTGCAACACCACAGCAGCACCGGGCTCTTCATTCAGCTCAGTAGCACTTTATTTCCTCAGACCTTCAAAGCTTAGGGAGAATTTTACAGAAGAATGAACACAAGCAGAGAGGGAAATGTAGATAAACGCAGCTGCAAGAAGTGTTGCTTTGGGTCATTTCTCTACAACGAACAGTGAAGGATTCAGAGTGGGGAGGGTTTCGTGTTTCTGGACTGCTCTCCACATATCAGGGTTAGGTGCAGCCAACAGCAATGCAGCCCCTTTATTCAAAATGGACAACTTAGCTTAAACACACTGTAAAACTGGTAAATATTTGATTCTATGCTGAGTAGATGAGTTAGAAACACAGATCTAGGAAGGAATGATGTAAGAAACACTGGATAAATCCTGGACAGCGCACGTATGCTCGGCTCATGCAGATCTATGGTTTGTAGTCAAGGATTTaagaaagtatgaaaaacatttattgtatacagaaaagaacaaaatcagGACTGTGACAAATGGTGAGGGGGAAGCTGAGGTGTCAAATATCAACAAGAGGATCCCATcccatctcctcctccagctcctcaaaGCCTCCTCATTAGCATTGGCATTGTGCTCCTGGAGTGAGGTGACAAAGCAAAGTGCTTCTGGTCTCAACGGTTTTTGAATCAGCTTGAAATCCCCTTTGTGTTGGTCAAAGGCCCCCTGACcgaacccccccacccaccagTCCACTGCCTCCACCATCCTCCAGCCTCTCCCACCTCACCGCCCCGCAATGCTCTTAACCTTTCAGCTTCGTGATGCCGCGCTACACTGAAGAAAGAGGCCGGCATCAAAAACCACTCCAACATTTCACTGTCAGGACTTCACAACCTGATCTCACATGTATTAAATATGGTTTTTATACTCTATTAgattaaaaaatagaaaaaagcaaGTATCATAGCCTATGGTATTATTACGCCGTGCTGCAAGATGCTAAAGAGATGTAGACGAGTTCAGGTATCCAAATTTGACCCTGTTTATAGGTTTACCTATCAGGCTACACATGCTGACACAATGATACAGGTGATATGAATCCACACAGGACGGAGTAACATCTACAGTCAATCTAATATAAGAGAGCAGCCTCACAAATACATCTGAACGCTGTCCTGCTGCTAATGTGTCACGCACACATAACTTTAACACGGCCGTCCTATATGGAAAAATGATAATagcaatgtttttcttttctctctcacgcacacacacacacacactcacacacacacacacacacacacacacacacacactcacacacacacacacagcttcctACAGtgacaggtttttgttttttcaccccCAAAATATGAGTTCAGaagtgctgttgctgtttttctaaTCTGACAGTAATGATGCCGTCCTTGGCTTCGGTCAGACTCACGGTGCAGCTGACATGTAGATTATTAGAATCCCAAAGTACTGATATGTGCATGTTTGACAAGGTGTGAACATGAGCAGAAACTGTGCTGAGCTGTTCGAGCCTGCGAGTGAttcatttaaaacaatgaaGTTATCTTCATCATGATTTAGTGATCAGGTAAGACGTGCACATTCAGTCAGGTTACTTCCCCAAACAGTTCCCTGCTCTGCAGTGTTAAACCAGGCAAACACAATGGAAGAAGAGTTAATCATGCAACAACTGATAATGTTAAATAGAAAAAGATAAGATTaacatttgaaaggaaaacagaaagccaGAGAGCCTTATTTCAGTTTATATGAAATCCAAATTTATttgtaaagcacatttaaaacagcaaagctgaccaaagtgctggtCATGAAACAAAGGGTTGCACAATAAAATAAGAactacaccacacacacatcacaaaaTACAAGAGATAATACAACAGCTTTACaagaaataaagacattttcaccATAAACCGATTAAAAAAGGTGCATCAAATTCACCAGAATGCAGTGGAGTGTGTCTGAGGTGCAACGTGTGCTGAAGGGCCTCACGGTGCTCAAACCGAACCTACATCCACCGGCTCTGAGTCCAAACTGCAACAATACAAACTCAAACGCTGTGTACCGAGTCTCATTATTGTGAtgtgtggagcatttttaaccaTGCCATCCTCATCAGttaaaaacaagcagaaactaTCGAGGCTCAACAATGAAGCCAACCTGGAAGTGCTAAAGACGATTTTGGAGCTCGTCTCCAAAAGTGAGTCCGTGCCCGTAGAGtcacattagctgataacttccAGCCGCTCATCTAAATATGATCACCTGtcagacccgtcgctatgggcgggccctaggggggCGGGTCCTAGGggggcgggccctaggggggcgggccctagggggccgtgcccgcccattgatacgcttgggcccgccctggcccgcccacccaagccatatcactaatcaagctaataatagtggtgcccccccgctggatttcataagcccccccttaagactgagatctggcgacagGACTGTCACCTGTGGCTCCAACACTGCGATGACCACATATGCTAACATCAGTGAACTCCTGCTTTCTGGACTTTCATAGGGGGTGCTCTCAAGCTCATCCAGAATGTAAGGGGCTCTGTGGAGTTGTTATGTTTTGATAGAAGATCTCAAGACAATAGATCTAGTTCAATTCTTAGATCTTCTTTCAGGTTTCTATTGTCTCTATTCTATTTATTCTTTTGGAAATGGCTGCCATGCTGCCATAAATCCTTAATGGACCAATCATCATGCATTAGCAAAATGGGCAAAATCAGCTTGACTGCATGGAAGAGTAAGAGTATAAGTGTTGCtttatttaaccctttaacagcggCGGTTGCCGCCgatacacctgttacctgcccttacctgCCGCGATCAGCTGGTTAACGCCGAGCGCGTCACTGCTGAGACGTCTGATTGAATTACCGGAATTACGCGAcatttgtcctatcagaaaaattcagttcgcacttcacacccaacatagggtcattatggtaattgttgctggaGTGGTAAATGAAGTGTTAAGTTCAGATATGTAACTGAGATGGGATTtgtgaaaactaaaataattcATCCATAAGCAGATGGAAATGATTATTGTAGCTCTTTACCTCAGTTCACTCCTATTCACTGTATAATGAGGATTAACAGGAAGTGGGATGGGTCTTTTCAGAATCAGAGTGAGAATGCTTTACTGTCATTTCACCTAAAGAAAGCACAAAACTAAACACTCACGGTAgataacaacacacacagacaacaatTGACTCCACATCCCCATATGCTTGTGCAATCATGCCAAtgtgacccccccccacacacacacacacacacacagaacactgTAATAGAAGCATGAGGTCAGGCGCTGTCTAAATAAGAGGAATAAGAATGTTGCACCCGAGGTCTCCAGGTTACTGCACACTGACTAACATTACCCTAATGTGAAAGCAACACATGGTACTGTGGGTGATGTCCATCTTTCATTTACAGTTTATACTTCTTGTGccgtcaattaaaaaaaatagagagagaaaagctcTATTAGAGTGAAGCAGTAGTTCAGGGAGGAGAATAAAAGCACACACGGTGCCTCATAGACGTGTGTGTTCATTAGCTACTGTAGGCCGGGGCTGCTGCTGTAGGCCGGGGCTGCTGCTGTGGGCCGGGGCTGCTGGTGGCGGTGAGCAGGTTTGCTGTGCGCTTCCTGCCAAACAGCCGAGCGGGGAAAACAgggaaagagacaaagagagagacttGGAACAAAGACGTGGGCGTGGTCTTAAAAGCGGTCCCACCCAGTCATCGcggggcagccaatcagctcCTGGATATGCAAATGACCTCGCCGCACCGCATCGCCCCTGCCCAGGCGGTGACGTCACCCGCACATCTCTCTGTCTGGCTGTGCAAAGACTCAGACAGAAGCAACAGAGGAGCTGAGGGGAAGCCAGGAGGATTATCACCACTGTGGAATAAACACGCgttttcctgcagcagcagccgcaGCACGGTACGACACGGCTTGGGACGTCCAGCTTCGACCTGGAAACAAAAGGGGGTGGATGCTTTTTTGTGGCTCCTTTGCACTGCTTTTCCTCCCCTCTTCAGCCGCACTGGTTTCTTTGCACTGACCAGTTGTCTTTGAGAACCGGCTCCGGTgcctctcccctcctccttctcctcctcctcctcctcctcttcctcctttcttcCCCTCTCCTTTTTTCACCCtccttcctgtattattttttgCCTTCTATCCGCAATCCTGCGAAGCCGCAAACATGCCCAGCTCGCTGTTCGCCGACAGCAGCGTCCAGGGAGACGCGCTGGACGACCAGAGAGCGCTGCAGATCGCCCTGGACCAGCTCTCCCTGCTCGGCTTGGACAACGACGAGAACCCACTGTACGACAACGGCCAGGAGCCCCGGAAGAAGAGCGTCAACATGACGGAGTGCGTCCCGGTGCCCAGCTCCGAGCATGTGGCTGAGATCGTGGGAAGACAAGGTGTGTGTGAGACGGTTTGTGTTTGTCTTGCAGCACAGCTGAGCGCGGCCATGCACCCAAACACCGTTGTCCTGTGTGGGAGGACCCGAATGCCAGCACACTCAGATAACGCATGTCTGCTTTTCTTGCTTTTAGACTAAATATCTAGGTTGCGCTGGTGAATTCAGCTTCTGTGTAACCCTCCGGGCTTCAGTTTCTGTCTCGCCTCTTAGTCATACATTGTTCCTTCTCTATAAATACACAGCGGTGGGCGGCAGCGAGCGGCGCGCACCGATTCAAGAAGTTGACATTTAAGTGGAATAACTGCCTATTGAGATTAATAAGTGGCTGTGCTGCTAGTGCCGAATTGAAGCCCGGCAGGAAGCAGTTCGGAAGAGACACTAAAGTAGTGCTGTTTGTTGTGCGTGCCCTTTAGGGAAGTAAACGTTTGTTAAAGTGTTTGAAAAAATGAACACAGTTTGGCTCTGAAgaatttaaattgaattaaaatggaATCTGGGCTGTTTTGGGTGAAGCTCAGCGATGACCGCTGACACGGTAGAGGTTATTATAATCATGTGGTGGACGTGTTTGTAGGTCACTGAGctctcggtgtgtgtgtgtgtttgtgtgtgtttcttttcttcacaAATTCTTTACTTAATGGCTGTGATGGTGATCGGATCAAATTAGGACAGCGGTCACGATGTTACCTTGCCTCGCAGGCTGCAGACGCCCATAGCTGCACAGATCTCACAGTGTTTCCAGCTGTAGGGCTGCAGGGCGGGACTGGTGCTTGGTTACATATGCGGAATCTTTTCCCCTCCctgtactgctgctgctgctgctcccagaaaaacaaaaggaactgTAAGGACACTTTACAGCAGGCACAGTGGGACATTTGTGCAGTAGGCTTGTTTACATCCCACACCCTCACCCAACAGCCCCCTGTGTCGGGTTAAATCAGGTTATAAGCACGAGGAGGAAAAATGGTGGATTAGCCATGACCTGGGGGTATTATTTTAATGCAGACAGCCTCATGCTGGAGACTCTATCCTCATTTAACCCACACCAGTTTGATGCTAACTCAGGATTTGAACTGGTATATAGGCTGAGTTTAGGAAGGTTCTCCTTCCTCTGCTGGTTACATCACCCTGACCCACTCAGCTGGCTTTGCTCTGCTAATTATGTCATTCTTCCCGGCTGTTTCCTCAGCTGGTCTTTTTGATGATAAAGATGTGTGCCTGTGCTTTGGGGCGTTGGAATGCAAGTTAATGCTCGGCTTCCAGGATATGAAGTCTTTAAGCGGCTTTCCCCCCTCTTTCCATAATTCCATAAAGAGTCTAAGAGCAGCCTCTGTAGATGGTCGGGCGTCCTCATGTATCCTGAAGTGGGTTTTCTTCTGTGTTATTTCTGTCCTGCTGTATGTTCACGGCGGTGACATGTGGTTTGAATTTGTTCTTCTCTAAAAGGGTTCTTTCACCTGGTTTTTGAGGCCACTCGCACTCCGAGAGACAATAACAAGCACGCAGCATCTGCTCTTAATAATCCATCAGTAATGCTTTACCATGTGCCATATTTTGAGGTTCTGCTATTTTGGAACCTCTCCtcacttttcttcttttgcttCCTTTGACTCAGGTTGCAAGATCAAAGCGTTGCGAGCAAAGACCAACACCTACATCAAGACTCCGGTGCGAGGCGAGGAGCCTGTTTTCGTGGTGACGGGCAGGAGGGAGGATGTGGCCATGGCCAGGAGGGAGATCATCTCTGCGGCAGAGCACTTCTCCATGATCCGAGCCTCcaggaacaaaaacaccagCCTGAATGGGAGCGGCACCCCAGTCCCTGGACCGCCTAACCTGCCCGGACAGACCACCATCCAGGTCCGGGTGCCCTACCGCGTGGTCGGGCTGGTTGTAGGGCCCAAGGGTGCCACCATCAAGCGCATCCAGCAGCAGACCCACACCTACATCGTGACCCCGAGTCGGGACAAAGAGCCAGTGTTCGAGGTGACGGGGATGCCGGAGAATGTTGACCGAGCACGCGAAGAAATCGAAGCCCACATCGCCATGAGGACCGGAGGCCTGATTGAGCTCCAGGATGAAAACGACTTCCACGCCAACGGCACAGATGTGGGTTTTGATCTGCATGGGCACGCCACCCTGTGGTCCAAGCCCAGCGCAGGGATGACCCCCACCTCTGTGCGCAAACCCTTCTCCAACTACCGCAATGATTCGTCATCCTCCTTGGGTAGCGCCTCCACAGACTCCTACTTCGGCAACAACAGCTCGCGCATGGCCGACTACAGCCCCCCCAGCCCCGCGCTCAgctacaccaccaccaccaccaccaacaacaatggcaacaacaacaacaacaacatcaacgTCAACACCAACGGCAATGGGTTTGTTTACGGAAACGACGTGATCTCTCCTGAATGCACTGATCTGACTTTTGACTCCTCGCCGGGGTTTGACCCTACACCAGCCCCACCAGGCCTCCTGTGGTCCCCGTACGACAGTCGCATGACCACCTCCTCCAACGGAGGCAGctcccccacctccacctcagcCATGTTCCCCACCAACACCTCCACCAATGCCAACGGGATCGTGGTGAGCCAGCGGAGGGTTAACGGCTGCACCCCGCAGCCTCGCCTGTCACCTCCTATTCACAGCCACAACGGAGGGCCCGCCGAGCACCCCTTAGCCCGGCGGGTGCGTAGCGACCCGGGCGGAGGCCCGCTCAGTTTCCCCGGTTACTCCAGCTCCATCGCCTCGTTGCCGGGCTCCCACCTCCCCGGGGTGCCGTGCGACTCCTCGGCCTCAtcgtcatcctcctcttcctcctcgtccACCTCCTCCGGCACCAGCCGAAAGGGCAGTCGCGATTGTTCAGTGTGCTTCGAGAGTGAGGTCATCGCGGCGCTGGTCCCCTGTGGGCACAACCTCTTCTGTATGGAATGTGCCAACCGGATCTGTGAGAGGAGTGACCCCAAATGCCCCGTCTGCCACACCGGCGTCACTCAGGCTATACGTATATTTTCATAAGAAGTGAAATTCTTTGACTGTCTCAGCCGCGAGACCGACTACAATAGCAACAACAGACTCTTCATACCGCTTTAATGATCAGCCAATCATCAGTTTGGAAAGTGTACATAGATATACATATGTATGTAAGAGAGGCTGCAGTATCCAGACGAAGGGACAGACAGCCTTTATGGGCTAGTTGTGAATAATGTACTGTAGCTTGGGGAAATATTTTCAACATCTAAGTGcatgttttaaatattacagTATAGTAATCAATAGTTCTAGTTAATTGTACACTATATTTATGAAGTGCAGAGACGCAGCGGGGTCAGGACGGAGGTACGGGGGTCTAACTGTAGACTGTTTCAGCGGGACGAGCCTTCCAGGTTTGCCGATCGAATGTAGTGAGAGGGGCGGCCGTGGCTGGGAAACGTGGAGGGCGTCCGGCCAAACAGGACTCAGGCCTAAAAGATACTGCAGCTCGAGGTCAGAAACCACGCGAGggagggagagcaacaacatatcctacatatatatgtatagaatCAATTTCCACAAGTTGAAAGTTTTAAATGACATTACTACAGATTGaagtattttattcttttttgacTTGAAAGATTATATTTCTTATTGCAAAGATGTTTACAgatattttaatttaagttCAGTGAACTTTTTTGTAGCTGGGTTGAaatattgttcatttttttagtACGGCCTTATGGCATTTgatcactgtattattttaatatcACACGACTGTGGGGGGGGGAAATCCGAGTCCACAAAATGTGTATTTGACAGTATTCTGTTGGGATGGAGTTTTTATAggttcagcaaaaaaaaatgtcttttaaatctGCTTCACCCAGCATATTTTTTATTCCGTAATATAAAGCATATTTTATTCTATATTATTATGAAACATGGAAATGTACAAAACTTAGTAAGTTGAACACAAAGAAACCGTTTATGCTTTCTAAAATTTGTATGAATTAGATTCCAGTGGGAATTACAGGCTTCTGTTGCACCACTATAGTTTTAGTATTtctattttaatacatttgtttACCACTTGTTTATGTATATGTAGGTGAAGTTACTTGAGCGTAAATGTACTTTATTGAGCAAAGTTTAAGAAcaaagtatattttattttatgataaaGGGCCTTTAACCTCATGGTCAAATACTAATATTATATTTGCTGAGACAAGATTTGAAAATGTATcaagagttttatttttctgacatttaaagttatacatgataaaaaaaaaaaaagtaatggtgctacttcatgtttttttaagtatttctaTATAAGTCCAATAAAAATGGTACATCGACGTGGCGTC
This genomic interval from Archocentrus centrarchus isolate MPI-CPG fArcCen1 unplaced genomic scaffold, fArcCen1 scaffold_32_ctg1, whole genome shotgun sequence contains the following:
- the mex3b gene encoding RNA-binding protein MEX3B, with the protein product MPSSLFADSSVQGDALDDQRALQIALDQLSLLGLDNDENPLYDNGQEPRKKSVNMTECVPVPSSEHVAEIVGRQGCKIKALRAKTNTYIKTPVRGEEPVFVVTGRREDVAMARREIISAAEHFSMIRASRNKNTSLNGSGTPVPGPPNLPGQTTIQVRVPYRVVGLVVGPKGATIKRIQQQTHTYIVTPSRDKEPVFEVTGMPENVDRAREEIEAHIAMRTGGLIELQDENDFHANGTDVGFDLHGHATLWSKPSAGMTPTSVRKPFSNYRNDSSSSLGSASTDSYFGNNSSRMADYSPPSPALSYTTTTTTNNNGNNNNNNINVNTNGNGFVYGNDVISPECTDLTFDSSPGFDPTPAPPGLLWSPYDSRMTTSSNGGSSPTSTSAMFPTNTSTNANGIVVSQRRVNGCTPQPRLSPPIHSHNGGPAEHPLARRVRSDPGGGPLSFPGYSSSIASLPGSHLPGVPCDSSASSSSSSSSSSTSSGTSRKGSRDCSVCFESEVIAALVPCGHNLFCMECANRICERSDPKCPVCHTGVTQAIRIFS